One segment of Aliidongia dinghuensis DNA contains the following:
- a CDS encoding TetR/AcrR family transcriptional regulator, with protein sequence MAHPNLPREEVVDRLMRVFRREGYDGASLARLSAATGLGRSSLYHHFPRGKEDMAEAVMDASRQRFARLVLEPLSAPGPARPRFEAMARGYAEFYDSGRDSCLIDLFGVGTTGLQFVPRLTISIATITGAIAEVLIEAGLAEDVARRRAEDALIAIQGALVLTRAGGTNAPFRRVLAELPDRLLA encoded by the coding sequence ATGGCGCATCCGAACCTGCCCAGGGAAGAAGTGGTCGATCGGCTGATGCGCGTGTTCCGGCGGGAAGGCTATGACGGCGCCAGCCTCGCCCGCCTGTCGGCCGCAACCGGGCTCGGCCGGTCGAGCCTCTATCACCATTTCCCGCGGGGCAAGGAGGACATGGCCGAGGCGGTAATGGACGCCTCGCGCCAGCGCTTCGCCCGGCTGGTGCTGGAACCGCTCTCCGCCCCCGGCCCAGCGCGGCCGCGGTTCGAGGCGATGGCCCGGGGCTATGCCGAATTCTACGATTCCGGCCGCGACTCCTGCCTGATCGATCTGTTCGGCGTCGGGACGACCGGCCTGCAATTCGTGCCGCGGCTCACGATCTCCATTGCGACCATCACCGGCGCCATCGCCGAGGTGCTGATCGAAGCCGGCCTTGCCGAGGACGTCGCCCGGCGCCGCGCCGAGGATGCGTTGATCGCCATCCAAGGCGCGCTCGTGCTCACCCGCGCCGGCGGAACGAACGCGCCCTTCCGCCGCGTGCTCGCCGAATTGCCCGACCGTCTGCTCGCCTGA
- a CDS encoding LysR family transcriptional regulator, giving the protein MKAFVPLDHRGIAKERGQALKDILTLRLYTRVARLGSFSAAARECGLAQSQVSRMIAELEASLGARLLSRTTRNVAPTEAGLEFLARIDPALAAIEDAANSVRETGELRGLIRVGMPATMGMRVIMPRLSAFTERHPLLRIELLLDDTWRDLAREAVDVGIRVGDLPDASGTKRLIGTMRRVFVAAPAYVARHGLPEQPADLERHRLIAGPVAPHSRSWKFERDGQTVVVEVQPHVSINDTAGALAAATSGLGITPTTSWACRREIESGELVPILLGWQSGEFPVHAYFPMGRTTRMAARAFIDFIADELRTDPPLPAGSPGT; this is encoded by the coding sequence ATGAAAGCATTCGTGCCGCTTGATCATCGCGGCATCGCGAAGGAGCGCGGACAAGCCTTGAAAGACATCCTCACGCTCAGGCTCTACACGCGCGTTGCCCGGCTCGGCAGTTTCTCCGCCGCGGCGCGGGAATGCGGCCTTGCTCAGTCGCAGGTGTCGCGCATGATCGCGGAACTCGAGGCGAGCCTCGGTGCCCGCCTGCTGTCGCGGACGACCCGCAACGTGGCGCCGACCGAGGCGGGCCTCGAATTTCTCGCGCGGATCGATCCGGCCCTGGCGGCGATCGAGGATGCAGCGAACAGCGTGCGCGAAACGGGCGAACTGCGCGGGCTGATCCGCGTCGGCATGCCCGCGACGATGGGCATGCGCGTGATCATGCCGAGATTGTCGGCCTTCACGGAACGGCATCCGCTGCTCCGAATCGAGCTGTTGCTCGACGATACTTGGCGGGACTTGGCGCGGGAGGCGGTCGATGTCGGTATCCGGGTCGGCGATCTCCCCGATGCGTCAGGGACCAAAAGGCTGATCGGTACGATGCGCCGGGTCTTCGTCGCCGCACCGGCCTACGTCGCACGCCATGGCCTTCCGGAACAGCCGGCAGACCTTGAACGGCATCGTCTCATCGCCGGCCCGGTCGCGCCCCATTCACGGTCATGGAAGTTCGAGCGCGACGGCCAGACCGTGGTGGTCGAGGTGCAGCCACATGTCTCGATCAATGATACCGCCGGCGCGCTGGCGGCGGCGACCAGCGGGCTCGGCATCACGCCCACCACCTCATGGGCGTGTCGGCGCGAAATAGAGAGCGGCGAACTCGTGCCGATCCTGCTCGGCTGGCAATCGGGGGAATTCCCCGTTCACGCCTATTTCCCGATGGGGCGAACGACCCGCATGGCGGCCCGCGCGTTCATCGACTTCATCGCGGACGAGCTTCGCACCGACCCGCCGCTGCCGGCAGGAAGCCCAGGAACATGA
- a CDS encoding glutathione S-transferase family protein codes for MTALARPARPITLYGFPLSGHAHRVALFLSLLGLPHEQITVDLPNRAQKQPAFLALNPFGQVPVIDDDGTIVADSNAILVYLATRYGDEGWLPRDPVRFAEVQRWLSVAAGQITAGPCAARLVTVFGAPLDHERARTIAHDLFAIMNAHLEGRAFLVGDRPTIADVAGYSYIAHAPEGGVSLEPYPHIRAWLARIADLPGFVVMPASKAGLAA; via the coding sequence ATGACCGCTCTCGCCCGGCCTGCCCGCCCCATCACCCTCTACGGCTTCCCACTGTCCGGCCACGCGCACCGCGTGGCGCTGTTCCTGTCGCTGCTCGGCCTGCCGCACGAGCAGATCACGGTCGATCTGCCGAACCGTGCGCAGAAGCAGCCGGCCTTCTTGGCGCTCAACCCGTTCGGCCAGGTGCCGGTCATCGACGACGACGGCACGATCGTCGCGGACTCGAACGCGATCCTGGTCTATCTCGCGACCCGCTACGGCGATGAGGGCTGGCTGCCGCGCGATCCGGTGCGCTTCGCCGAGGTGCAGCGCTGGCTCTCGGTCGCCGCCGGCCAGATCACTGCCGGCCCTTGCGCCGCCCGGCTCGTCACCGTGTTCGGCGCCCCGCTCGACCATGAGCGCGCGAGGACGATCGCGCACGATCTGTTCGCCATTATGAATGCGCATCTCGAAGGCCGGGCGTTCCTGGTCGGCGACCGGCCGACCATCGCCGATGTTGCCGGCTACAGCTATATTGCCCATGCGCCGGAGGGCGGCGTCTCGCTCGAGCCGTATCCGCACATCCGCGCCTGGCTCGCCCGGATCGCGGACCTGCCGGGCTTCGTCGTCATGCCGGCGAGCAAGGCCGGGCTCGCCGCCTGA